In one Streptomyces sp. NBC_01288 genomic region, the following are encoded:
- a CDS encoding HAMP domain-containing sensor histidine kinase, with product MTWLPRSLRSRITAAVVLLVTVVVGLAGLVIVARIDHRDRTDVDRQLAARVEKGDQDADKLRDQGDHPSGDGEDSDDYGGLLAGSQSLVRLVSGGKVIAQHGETPTAPLPVPTRDGYRTIDTEGQTWRSLTRSLSTTGERLEVLQDIDPIERRLADNTVIVAAVTLLAALATAGGVWLLTRIILQPLERLRTGALAISANTAGPQLPAVTRPQEVADLSHALNSMLDQLRVSMDSTRRFTADAGHELRTPLTSLGVTLETLQRNPDLPAPQRARALEAMSAEHRRITALLTGLQTLARGDAHALPERTPVVLSELLDEAVAHAAHRHPTTTYRLTANSPATVDGWPVGLRLAVDNLLDNAALHGRPEGTVDVRLSEVAGAVRITVGDDGPGIPAAQRQAMKARFTRGTRTRSPGSGLGLALVDQQAHLHHGTLHLDTTPTGGLEATLDLPSTPDDEPRERPTPD from the coding sequence ATGACCTGGCTACCGCGCAGCCTCCGCTCCCGGATCACCGCCGCTGTCGTGCTCCTGGTGACCGTCGTGGTCGGGCTTGCCGGGCTGGTCATCGTTGCGCGGATCGATCATCGCGACCGTACGGACGTCGATCGTCAACTCGCCGCGCGCGTCGAGAAGGGGGACCAGGACGCCGACAAACTCCGCGACCAGGGCGACCATCCGAGCGGTGACGGGGAGGACAGCGACGACTACGGCGGGCTGCTCGCCGGCAGTCAGAGTCTGGTGCGGCTCGTCTCCGGCGGGAAGGTGATCGCGCAGCACGGTGAGACGCCGACCGCCCCGCTCCCGGTGCCGACCCGCGACGGGTACCGCACGATCGACACCGAGGGGCAGACCTGGCGTTCGCTCACCCGGTCGCTGAGCACCACCGGCGAGCGGCTCGAAGTGCTCCAGGACATCGACCCCATCGAACGGCGGCTCGCGGACAACACCGTGATCGTCGCCGCCGTCACGCTCCTCGCCGCCCTCGCCACGGCCGGCGGCGTCTGGCTGCTCACCCGGATCATCCTCCAGCCGCTCGAACGGCTGCGGACCGGCGCCCTCGCGATCAGCGCGAACACGGCCGGGCCCCAACTCCCCGCCGTCACACGCCCGCAGGAGGTCGCGGACCTCTCCCACGCGCTGAACAGCATGCTGGACCAGCTGCGCGTCAGCATGGACTCCACCCGCCGTTTCACCGCCGACGCGGGCCACGAACTCCGCACCCCGCTCACCAGTCTCGGGGTCACCCTGGAGACCCTCCAGCGCAACCCCGACCTCCCCGCACCCCAACGGGCCCGCGCCCTGGAGGCGATGAGCGCGGAGCACCGCCGTATCACCGCCCTCCTCACGGGACTTCAGACCCTGGCCCGCGGCGACGCCCACGCCCTGCCCGAACGCACCCCGGTCGTCCTGAGCGAACTCCTCGACGAGGCCGTCGCCCACGCGGCACACCGCCACCCCACGACCACCTACCGGCTGACAGCCAACTCCCCCGCGACCGTGGACGGTTGGCCCGTCGGCCTACGCCTGGCCGTCGACAACCTCCTCGACAACGCGGCCCTCCACGGTCGCCCCGAAGGCACGGTGGACGTCCGGCTCAGCGAGGTTGCGGGCGCGGTCCGGATCACCGTCGGCGACGACGGCCCCGGCATCCCCGCCGCCCAACGGCAGGCCATGAAGGCCCGGTTCACCCGCGGCACCCGCACCCGCTCCCCCGGCTCCGGCCTCGGCCTCGCCCTCGTCGACCAACAGGCCCACCTCCACCACGGCACCCTCCACCTCGACACCACCCCCACCGGAGGCCTGGAGGCCACCCTCGACCTCCCCTCGACACCCGACGACGAGCCCCGCGAACGGCCCACTCCCGACTGA